From Gemmatimonadota bacterium, a single genomic window includes:
- the mutL gene encoding DNA mismatch repair endonuclease MutL: protein MGAGHVAGPNRPGRLNGSVPMSPRRVAILPDAVANQIAAGEVVDRPASVVKELVENAIDAGASSVRIEVAEGGKSSIVVSDDGSGMEREDAILALDRHATSKITVSSDLIGVATFGFRGEALPAIASVSRFSLTTADGSGPGTEIVVTGGRVDRVGAVARQRGTTVSVRNLFFNTPARRKFLRSVSSETRVVWDAVGVLALAHPEVGFEFVADGAGRLHVPGGEGEVARIGAVWGRDLMATLVPVQHAVGPVAVRGLIQRPGDARPTGRRTQLFVNGRPFRDPFLIRAAEAGYRSAIAPGDRPTVILRLTVPPEDVDVNVHPAKLEVRFRERFAVERAIEEAVRLALGALDSATSLAPQAKRTAWGLPSAAAGEVPAPMWLPLGPADSVPPESSPAQPRSFSGPVIQLLNTYLVFETADGAVFVDQHSAHERVLYEQVMADFASGAVASQRLLLPLTIELTDEEVEVTEQFGEELRRAGFEVEPFGGRSVVVHAVPTPHPRFDAAACFREMVADLARGRFGGWANRLERFAATYACRAAVKAGMPLSEPEMRRLLLRLFETELPPHDVHGRSTIVTVPADELERRFGRR, encoded by the coding sequence ATGGGTGCTGGCCACGTCGCTGGTCCGAATCGACCGGGTCGATTGAACGGGTCCGTTCCGATGAGCCCCCGGCGCGTCGCCATTCTGCCAGACGCCGTCGCGAACCAAATCGCGGCGGGCGAAGTGGTCGACCGGCCGGCGTCCGTGGTCAAGGAACTGGTCGAGAATGCGATCGATGCCGGCGCCTCGTCGGTTCGTATCGAGGTGGCCGAGGGTGGGAAGTCTTCGATCGTCGTCAGTGACGACGGGAGCGGCATGGAGCGGGAGGATGCCATTCTGGCCCTCGACCGCCACGCCACCAGCAAGATCACGGTGTCGAGCGACTTGATCGGCGTTGCCACCTTCGGATTCCGGGGTGAGGCCCTGCCGGCGATCGCCTCGGTGTCCCGGTTTTCCTTGACGACCGCCGACGGATCCGGACCGGGCACGGAGATCGTCGTCACCGGCGGCCGGGTCGATCGAGTCGGCGCCGTGGCCCGGCAGCGGGGCACCACCGTCTCGGTCCGGAACTTGTTCTTCAACACGCCGGCTCGGCGAAAATTCCTTCGATCGGTCTCGAGTGAGACCCGGGTCGTCTGGGACGCCGTCGGGGTCCTGGCCCTCGCCCACCCGGAAGTCGGGTTCGAATTTGTGGCCGACGGGGCCGGCCGGCTCCATGTTCCCGGCGGCGAGGGAGAGGTCGCGCGGATCGGAGCCGTGTGGGGTCGCGATCTCATGGCGACGTTGGTACCGGTGCAGCACGCGGTGGGACCGGTGGCGGTTCGCGGCCTGATTCAGCGCCCGGGGGACGCCCGGCCCACCGGGCGGCGAACCCAATTGTTCGTCAATGGCCGGCCATTTCGGGATCCCTTCCTCATCCGAGCCGCCGAGGCCGGGTATCGCTCCGCCATCGCGCCGGGCGACCGCCCCACGGTGATCCTCCGCCTCACGGTTCCGCCCGAGGACGTGGACGTCAACGTGCACCCCGCCAAACTCGAGGTCCGGTTCCGGGAACGATTCGCGGTCGAGCGGGCCATCGAGGAGGCCGTTCGCCTGGCCCTCGGTGCTCTTGATTCAGCCACCTCGTTGGCCCCCCAGGCCAAGCGAACCGCCTGGGGGTTGCCGAGCGCGGCGGCCGGTGAGGTGCCGGCTCCGATGTGGCTTCCCTTGGGCCCGGCCGACTCGGTCCCGCCGGAAAGCTCGCCGGCCCAACCCCGCTCGTTTTCCGGGCCCGTCATCCAATTGCTCAACACCTACCTCGTGTTTGAGACCGCCGACGGCGCGGTCTTCGTGGATCAGCATTCGGCCCACGAGCGGGTTCTCTATGAACAGGTCATGGCGGACTTTGCGAGTGGGGCCGTTGCGAGCCAACGGTTGTTGCTGCCGCTGACGATCGAGTTGACCGACGAGGAAGTCGAGGTCACCGAGCAGTTTGGGGAAGAGCTCCGCCGGGCCGGGTTCGAAGTCGAGCCGTTCGGGGGCCGGAGTGTGGTGGTCCACGCCGTGCCCACGCCCCACCCGCGGTTCGACGCCGCTGCCTGCTTTCGGGAAATGGTAGCCGATCTCGCCCGCGGCCGGTTTGGGGGCTGGGCCAACCGGTTGGAACGGTTCGCCGCCACCTATGCCTGCCGTGCCGCCGTCAAGGCGGGCATGCCCCTCTCCGAGCCCGAGATGCGGCGTCTGCTGCTCCGCCTGTTCGAGACCGAGTTGCCACCCCACGACGTCCACGGCCGGTCCACGATCGTGACGGTACCGGCCGACGAATTGGAGCGGCGGTTTGGCCGACGTTAG
- the miaA gene encoding tRNA (adenosine(37)-N6)-dimethylallyltransferase MiaA, producing the protein MADVRVPVVLGPTAVGKTAVALALAQWWPLEVISADSRQIYRRLDIGTAKPTRRERDRVPHHGIDTTDVGSRYSAGRFAHDAEGWIRDIRRRDKMPVVVGGTGLYVRALVEGLFLEPPLGRDRLRLLETWVERLGTTDLVRWASRLDARFAGGGRQRAARAIAVALLSGRPLSHWQAVARAQGVIHPWYVVLTAPRPVIHRRIEVRAEEMVRRGLIEEVASVLADGGVRGSPGLDGVGIREAVEYLCGERDRESVAGAVAMASRQYAKRQETWFRHQLKGPVLTLDASRPAEAIAAEIATAWAAEIERSRSA; encoded by the coding sequence TTGGCCGACGTTAGGGTTCCCGTCGTGCTCGGTCCGACGGCGGTCGGGAAAACCGCGGTGGCCCTGGCGTTGGCCCAATGGTGGCCCCTCGAGGTCATCTCAGCGGACTCCCGTCAGATCTATCGGCGACTCGACATCGGCACGGCCAAGCCGACTCGCCGCGAGCGCGACCGGGTACCCCATCACGGAATCGACACCACCGACGTCGGGAGCCGGTACAGTGCGGGCCGGTTTGCCCACGACGCCGAGGGCTGGATCAGGGACATTCGGCGGCGGGACAAGATGCCAGTGGTGGTCGGCGGAACCGGGCTCTATGTCAGAGCCTTGGTCGAGGGCCTGTTTCTCGAGCCACCACTCGGGCGGGACCGTCTCCGGCTGCTCGAGACCTGGGTCGAGCGGCTTGGCACGACGGACCTGGTGCGGTGGGCGTCCCGCCTCGACGCTCGCTTCGCGGGCGGTGGCCGGCAGCGGGCCGCGCGGGCCATTGCCGTGGCACTCCTGTCCGGCCGCCCGCTGAGCCATTGGCAGGCGGTGGCTCGCGCGCAGGGGGTGATCCACCCTTGGTACGTCGTACTCACCGCGCCGCGGCCGGTCATTCATCGGCGCATCGAGGTGCGGGCCGAGGAAATGGTCCGGCGGGGATTGATCGAGGAGGTGGCATCGGTGCTGGCGGACGGCGGGGTCCGGGGCAGTCCCGGCCTTGACGGCGTGGGGATTCGGGAAGCGGTCGAGTACCTTTGCGGCGAGCGAGACCGGGAGTCGGTGGCCGGCGCGGTCGCCATGGCATCGAGGCAGTACGCCAAGCGCCAGGAAACGTGGTTCCGCCACCAGCTCAAGGGGCCGGTGTTGACGTTGGATGCCTCCCGTCCAGCGGAGGCCATTGCCGCCGAGATTGCCACGGCCTGGGCGGCCGAGATTGAAAGGAGTCGTTCGGCGTGA
- a CDS encoding VWA domain-containing protein, whose amino-acid sequence MTFARPWLLLIGLLVPAWLWWRSRRRPTPVWIADGVVAQGAAGRRWMAAIPLGCRSLTLASLVLAVAGPRLPGDRMTIKREGISIVITIDVSSSMLAEDFAPSNRLEVAKRQAIGFIRGRVADRIGLVAFAGEALTQVPVTLDYAVLERAVLDLRIGALDDGTAIGSGLATAVNRLRRVKSSSKVVLLLTDGENNRGALDPRTAAAAAAAMGVKVYTIGVGTEGEARIPTGRGPSGYRYEMLPVRIDEVLLTDIAIKTGGRYFRAKDSDALSRIFSQIDRLERSEIETIRYRSADESTRPVLLFALTMLAAELLAAATVARRAA is encoded by the coding sequence ATGACATTTGCCCGGCCATGGCTCCTGCTGATCGGGCTATTGGTGCCCGCCTGGCTGTGGTGGCGATCACGGCGTCGCCCGACGCCGGTTTGGATCGCCGACGGAGTCGTGGCCCAGGGTGCCGCCGGCCGCCGCTGGATGGCCGCCATTCCGTTGGGGTGCCGTAGCCTAACACTGGCCAGCCTGGTGCTCGCCGTAGCCGGGCCGCGACTGCCGGGTGACCGGATGACCATCAAGCGGGAGGGCATCTCGATCGTGATCACGATCGACGTCTCGAGCAGCATGCTGGCGGAGGACTTTGCGCCGTCCAACCGCCTCGAAGTGGCCAAGCGGCAGGCCATCGGATTCATCCGGGGGCGGGTGGCCGATCGGATCGGCCTGGTCGCATTTGCCGGCGAGGCCCTGACTCAGGTGCCGGTGACGCTCGACTACGCCGTCCTGGAGCGGGCGGTACTCGATCTGAGGATCGGCGCCCTCGACGACGGGACGGCCATCGGCAGCGGCTTGGCCACCGCCGTCAACCGATTGCGGCGGGTCAAGAGCTCCTCGAAGGTGGTGCTGTTGTTGACCGACGGCGAGAACAACCGCGGGGCCCTCGATCCCCGGACGGCGGCGGCGGCCGCGGCCGCAATGGGGGTCAAGGTGTACACGATCGGGGTGGGGACGGAGGGCGAAGCCCGAATCCCCACCGGTCGGGGTCCCAGCGGTTACCGGTATGAAATGCTGCCGGTGCGGATTGACGAAGTCTTGTTGACCGACATCGCAATCAAAACCGGCGGTCGGTACTTTCGGGCCAAGGACAGCGATGCCTTAAGCCGGATCTTCAGTCAAATTGACCGGCTCGAACGGTCGGAGATCGAGACGATCCGCTACCGATCGGCCGACGAGAGCACCCGGCCGGTCCTGCTGTTTGCCCTCACCATGCTCGCCGCCGAGCTCCTCGCAGCGGCCACGGTGGCGCGGAGGGCGGCATGA
- a CDS encoding VWA domain-containing protein: MSFDLPWILWLAPAVGLGFWGLAWIARRRRIQAASAWSAGAAAAARWGPSGPFWVALGVLAITVGIAGPRFGSADVDTETRALNIVFAIDISRSMLAEDALPSRLGRAIGESRRLLQDARGDRMALLAFAGRSYILTPLTLDDGAVELQLDALEPDIASEGGTALAAVLNQGGQLLAAASEGGARAMVLMTDGEAHDSLDQIREAARGLQEAGVTLIVIGQGGVTPARIPIRDEAGRLLEYKKDDAGNEVLTARRDEMLRSIADAAQGILIPADFPDQAGAAWKTLASLDRDPATGRRTEDLRPRAWIAALGALVLLFGQGAWRRRAALVGVVGLLASSEAAAQRPAAGTARLRGADTTRAVDEFRRAATSGSGADTSWYNAGSVALATGKLDVAREALGAAGRSLDPVVRFQSLYNLGLASLREARSDSAKRGPLEREAADRFREALLLSPASAAAKWNLELTSRRQPPSSSQPKPQPQRPRGGAGQPAPRSEGMTAAEAEQILRSVERSEQAVRTDQLRRRRVARGAQGKDW; this comes from the coding sequence ATGAGCTTCGACCTGCCGTGGATCCTCTGGCTCGCGCCGGCGGTCGGCCTCGGTTTCTGGGGCCTGGCCTGGATCGCCCGCCGCCGCCGGATTCAAGCGGCGTCGGCCTGGTCGGCCGGGGCCGCCGCCGCCGCGAGGTGGGGGCCCTCCGGCCCGTTCTGGGTGGCCCTTGGCGTCCTGGCGATTACCGTCGGGATCGCGGGGCCCCGATTCGGAAGCGCCGACGTCGACACCGAAACCCGCGCGCTCAACATCGTGTTCGCCATCGACATCAGCCGGTCAATGCTGGCGGAGGATGCGCTCCCGAGCCGTCTCGGCCGGGCGATCGGGGAAAGTCGCCGTTTGCTCCAGGACGCTCGGGGTGACCGGATGGCGCTGCTCGCGTTTGCCGGGCGGAGCTACATCTTGACGCCGCTCACGCTCGATGACGGAGCCGTCGAACTCCAACTCGACGCGCTCGAGCCGGATATCGCGAGCGAGGGCGGGACCGCCCTCGCGGCGGTCCTGAACCAGGGTGGCCAGTTGCTCGCGGCCGCGAGCGAGGGCGGCGCCCGGGCCATGGTCCTGATGACCGATGGCGAGGCCCATGATTCGCTGGACCAGATCCGGGAGGCGGCCCGAGGGCTCCAGGAGGCCGGGGTGACGTTGATCGTGATCGGGCAGGGCGGCGTCACGCCGGCCCGGATTCCCATCCGCGACGAGGCCGGGCGATTGCTCGAGTATAAGAAAGACGATGCCGGCAACGAGGTCCTGACGGCCCGCCGTGACGAGATGCTCCGGTCGATCGCCGACGCGGCCCAGGGCATCCTGATCCCGGCGGATTTTCCGGACCAAGCGGGGGCCGCCTGGAAAACCCTGGCGTCGCTCGACCGGGATCCGGCGACCGGCCGGCGCACCGAGGATCTTCGGCCCCGGGCCTGGATCGCGGCGTTAGGCGCGCTCGTCCTGCTGTTCGGCCAGGGCGCCTGGCGGCGGCGGGCCGCGTTGGTCGGTGTGGTCGGCCTCCTGGCGAGCAGCGAAGCCGCCGCCCAGCGCCCCGCCGCCGGCACGGCCAGGCTCCGCGGTGCGGACACCACCCGCGCGGTGGACGAGTTCCGGCGCGCCGCCACATCAGGTTCCGGAGCCGACACCAGTTGGTATAACGCGGGTTCCGTCGCCCTGGCCACCGGTAAACTCGATGTGGCGCGCGAAGCTCTCGGCGCGGCCGGCAGGTCGCTCGACCCGGTGGTCCGGTTCCAATCCTTGTACAATCTCGGCCTCGCCAGCCTTCGGGAGGCTCGGAGCGATTCCGCCAAACGGGGGCCGTTGGAACGCGAGGCGGCCGACCGGTTCCGGGAGGCTTTGCTGTTGTCGCCCGCCTCGGCCGCGGCCAAATGGAATTTGGAGTTGACCTCCCGCCGGCAGCCACCGTCGTCCAGTCAGCCCAAACCACAACCGCAACGTCCCCGGGGCGGGGCGGGCCAACCCGCTCCGCGGTCCGAGGGCATGACCGCCGCAGAAGCCGAGCAGATTCTCCGGTCGGTTGAGCGCTCGGAGCAGGCGGTTCGAACCGATCAACTCCGCCGCCGCCGGGTGGCGCGGGGCGCGCAAGGCAAGGACTGGTGA